A section of the Streptomyces sp. NBC_00178 genome encodes:
- the cobA gene encoding uroporphyrinogen-III C-methyltransferase, whose translation MAEHDDHPAYPVGLRLNGRRVVVVGGGQVAQRRLPALIAAGADVTLVSPSATASVEAMADAGEIRWERRRYQDGDLTDTWYALVASSDAVANDAASAEAERTRTWCVRSDDAEAATAWTPATGRSEGITVAVLTTTSEGRDPRHSAAVRDAIVEGLRDGTLAAPHHRTRAPGVALVGGGPGDPDLITVRGRRLLAEADVVIADRLGPRDLLDELPPHVEVIDAAKIPYGRFMAQEAINQALIDHAKAGKSVVRLKGGDPFVFGRGMEEAQALAAEGIACTVVPGISSSISVPGAAGIPVTHRGVAHEFTVVSGHVAPEDPRSLVDWQALAQLRGTLVLLMAVDKIGAIARALIAHGKSPDTPVALVQEGTTAAQRRVDATLATVGERAVAEEVRPPAVIVIGDVVAVATEPSGALDG comes from the coding sequence ATGGCCGAGCATGACGATCACCCTGCCTACCCCGTCGGTCTGCGCCTGAACGGGCGCCGTGTCGTCGTCGTCGGCGGCGGCCAGGTCGCGCAACGCCGGCTTCCCGCGCTCATCGCCGCCGGAGCCGACGTCACCCTGGTCTCCCCGTCCGCGACCGCCTCCGTCGAGGCGATGGCCGACGCGGGCGAGATCCGCTGGGAGCGCCGCAGGTATCAGGACGGCGACCTCACCGACACCTGGTACGCCCTCGTCGCGTCCTCCGACGCCGTCGCCAACGACGCCGCGTCCGCCGAGGCCGAGCGCACCCGCACCTGGTGCGTGCGGAGCGACGACGCGGAGGCCGCCACCGCCTGGACGCCCGCCACCGGCCGCAGCGAGGGCATCACGGTCGCCGTCCTCACCACCACCTCGGAAGGCCGCGACCCCCGGCACTCCGCCGCGGTCCGCGACGCGATCGTCGAGGGCCTGCGCGACGGAACGCTCGCCGCGCCCCACCACCGCACCCGCGCCCCCGGTGTCGCGCTCGTCGGCGGCGGGCCGGGCGACCCCGACCTGATCACGGTCCGTGGCCGCCGTCTCCTCGCCGAGGCCGACGTGGTCATCGCCGACCGGCTCGGCCCCCGTGACCTCCTCGACGAACTCCCGCCGCACGTCGAGGTCATCGACGCCGCGAAGATCCCCTACGGCCGCTTCATGGCGCAGGAGGCGATCAACCAGGCACTGATAGACCACGCCAAGGCCGGGAAGTCCGTCGTCCGCCTCAAGGGCGGCGACCCGTTCGTCTTCGGACGGGGCATGGAGGAGGCCCAGGCGCTGGCCGCCGAGGGCATCGCCTGCACCGTCGTCCCCGGGATCTCCAGCTCGATCTCCGTGCCGGGCGCGGCCGGTATCCCCGTGACCCACCGCGGCGTGGCGCACGAGTTCACCGTGGTCAGCGGGCACGTGGCGCCGGAGGACCCCCGCTCCCTCGTGGACTGGCAGGCCCTCGCACAGCTGCGGGGCACCCTGGTCCTCCTGATGGCCGTCGACAAGATCGGCGCCATCGCCCGCGCCCTCATCGCCCACGGCAAGTCCCCCGACACCCCGGTGGCCCTGGTGCAGGAAGGCACCACCGCGGCGCAGCGCAGGGTCGACGCCACCCTCGCGACGGTCGGCGAGAGGGCCGTCGCCGAGGAGGTACGTCCCCCCGCCGTCATCGTCATCGGTGACGTCGTCGCCGTCGCCACGGAACCGTCCGGGGCGCTCGACGGCTGA